AGGATGTAGATTCAGGTGTAGATTCATTATTCGAAATTGGTGTAGATTCAGGTGTAGATTTAATAGTCAAAATTGGTGCAGATTCACTATTCGAAATTGGTGTAGATTCATTAGTCAAAATTGGTGCAGATTCACTATTCGAAATTGGTGTTGATTCAGGTGTTGATTCATTAGTCAAAATTGGTGCAGATTCACTATTCGAAATTGGTGTTGATTCATTAGTCAAAATTGCTGCAGATTCATAATTCGAAATTGGTGTAGATTCAAGTGTTgattcattattcaaaattggtGTAGATTTAGATTTGGCTGTAGTTAAGACTGATTTGCTTTTTTTAGGGGCAATATAAGAGTCTGACATCTTTAATTCAGAACTAGCTAGTGTATTATTTGACTCAGTTGATCGTTTATGTCTCTGTCTGCGAGATAATCGTGATATCTTAGAGAAAGTAGTACTATTAGCAGTAGGTTGAGATGACTTTGAGAAGAGTTGAGTAATATCAATTAGATGTTTCATAAGCCAATTAATCAATATCAATCTAACAAAATCAGAATAGTTAGAAATGTTCTTAAGATAAGATAATTCATTGGGAGATGAAAATACACTTGAAATATCCTTTTCATAATAGGTTGCAATGCAAGCACCAATTAATGTAGCAGGGCCACAGACAGATGAACATGATTGGAGTGGGTAATAACTAGTACAATTATTACTACATACATGCACTGAATTTTCAGTAACAAAATGAGGATCATGGAGGTGGATATAAACAGGATCAGGGCAATTCAAACCTTTCAAAACAGAtcttaaatgatttttaaattccCTTGGACAATCCCATGCTAGTGTATCAGCATAACACAGTTTGTTACTTTTTGGGTAAAAAACTGCTAGTGCATAATGATTGGCAACAACATGTCCATAAGAATTTAGAAATACGAAATCGTTTTGGGTGCCAACATGcaggaaaaaaattagtttatcACAACTTATGAGTGGATTAGGACCGAATCTTttatataaatttgaaacatatTTCTTAGCATCAAATGTAAGTGGCATCATAAATGCATGAATATTACAGTACTGTTCATTTATCATAGATGCAAAAGCATTTAACACAGATCcttcaaaccatttttgatTAGTCATCGTCTGAAGTTCTGATACAGATAcgctattattattaccaacTGGAAATTGTTGAGAGGGTTTTAAGGAAAAGAgcatatttgaaaatgcttgAATCTGTTCCCAATCGACTGAATCAGTGGGGCTTAAAGGCTTACTATTTACCCAAAGATTCATGGCAAAAAGATCTTGTTGTTTGGTTTTAGCATAATGTAAGAAAAGAAACCTATTAATCTGATCAATAGAATAGCAGCCTGTATCGAGTCTCACATGGATATTAATGGAAGGGTCACGGACAATCCTTGACTGCATCTGTGCTTTTATGTCCTCCAACTGATTTTTGTGGGGCATAGTGGGGGCATCATCAGCCAAATGACATGAATTAGACATGTCACAAATTCTGAATGACGTGACCTTTGATGGCATAACAGgaggaattttcaaaaactgatagtCATTGAGGCACATTTCTGTTGGATTGTAACTAAAATTTCTTCTACATACATGTTCATCATCAGAATCATTCTCATCACTATCATCAATTATGATTGGTTCGATACCTCCACCACCTGTGATACTTAgctgttttttgttttccatCCAGCTATCTTCCTGCatctttaatctttctatCCTTTCTTTCGAACTATCTTCCTGCATCTTTTCTGCTTCCTCTATCGTTCCTTCCGAGAAATTGTCACAAGCCGCGTCCTTTCCTTCTTCCTCCATTGTCCGCCTGAAATACACATTATCAACTCACTTTTTTTAGACATATGAATAGATAGAGTATGAAATTACCCATATAGGCCTAACATAAAACATGGGTATCTCTGAGTCATTTGCATTAAGTCATTTAGATTTGTAGGTactaaattaattgaattatgtTGTACTTACATTTCAGTATGGTTTAAACTAACATGGTCTAGAAGATCTTTCCAATTGGTGAATTCAACTCCGCAAAAACATGTCGAGTCAGCAGGATCCGTCTGTGGATGAATAACCTAATGTGGAAGAGCACATTAATCTGTTTTTGCTTCAACATCTaagcaaaaataacaaaaatgaacCCGCATCTCGCAGAAAGGGCATCAAACTTACATGTTCCACTGACTTCCTTTTTCTGTTAAATCTTTTAGTATTGTGACAACTTCTATTGTAGCATCCctgaatatgaaaacaaaGCTTTACAGCATAAATCATACCAAtaccaatgaatttctataatttcatttcgagAAACATATTACTCACGTTCTTAGTCTGATAAAAAGGAGTAAATAATTGAGGCTTTAAACAAATAGCAACACCAGCCACATCAATTTTAGTCATGTACTGGAAAAAAAAGACAGATTTGTGCATGCACAGCCTTTAGGTAATTGTGAAATAAAAGTGACCAAActaatattaaatcataagtTCTTGAGATGATATGTACCTGGTCGAATGTGAAAAAGGCTCTTTGATCTTCACAACAGAATTGTTTCCTTGTATGATGCGCAACGTCAAAACTGCTATACTGGATTGAAGGATacaaaaaactgttaaaatatatctaactttataaagataaatcacGTACAAATCACTTAGGAAAACAACTTTACCACTATTGTTGAATCATCCCATGCTCTTGCTTGATCATccttcaatttgttttttgctATCAGCTATCAATATGATTCATTAATTCAATGCAAggattttgaataaagtggTTTCGTATTCAAGttataaaaactaattgcaaatcattcattttctagGATATCAATGCTAAATGATTACCTTTCGTCGATGGACTGCTCTACTTCTTTGCATCTTTTCAATCTCATATGGAAAGTATTGAGGGCACCTGATTAAGAATCATTCATTATTTCCAGTACAATCATAAAATTTATGTAGTTTGCATACCTGGTAATTGGATAAAATAATGCAATTCTACGTacatttcatcttcatttttcaatagcaGTAGTTCCATTATCCTGTTATTTATGAACTGATTTCCCTTACGGCTGGGGTGTAACAAGTCAGTCCTAGAtcacaaaatttagaaaaaaacaagttAGTTTAAATCGCGAAAAAATGCACATAACCTACTGGGCTTATTAAAATTAAACGATTACTTACGGTGAAAGGAGATCTCTTGAGAAGTGAAAATCAACGAACTTTACACCAAGTGTAAAGCATTCGCGGTGCAGCATTTCattgtaatgaaatatttttgtgtcAGCATCgaaactttaaaaaagaaagaaatttaaaaatcattacatCGATCATAAATATAGTACTTCAAGAAAAATCTATTCTTGATACTTACTCATCACATCGAGGAAAAAGAGCTGGTACAATGATGGTCCCAGTACATTTATAGAGCAACAATCGAATTAATTCAACGTGTCTTCGCAGAACAATCTCAAGCGGGACATCACGCGTCATATCATTTGTTCCAACATGGACGATTAGTTGTTCcacattcagcatcttcacCTTTTTCAATTCTGTAATATACAACTAATCAGTAacccaatgaaaatgaacaatataaatcAGTACTGAACCGAGAAATTACCTTCCATCAATGTTTCAATGGTTCCTCCGGGGCACACGATCCTTGTCCATTCAAATAAGCCTACACCATCTAGCCCAGCATACTTTAAAATGCTGTCTGCTACGAGACCAATATGCTacaaaaaagattatttgtcAGTCTCAGGCCAATATCACAGGGAGGTGTGAGAGAGCACACTGGTTACTGTAAGACCCTACTACATGCAAAAGAAGTgacacatatatgtatatcaatgtgatagaattgattgaaaaaattgtgcATAATAGTAGCTAGTGCCCAAAAATAGAACACAGTGTTATTGAagtgaaaatttctaaaatcctCTGAAGCGGTGCTTATTTGGTAGCTACATGGGTATTCTAATTGAATAAGCATAAAGATAAGCGTGCACACACAGTAGCCTATGCATAAACAAGGGCCAGTTTCACCTTCACCTAAAAGTCCTGCAGTGTGAAGACTAACTTGTTCACCTAAACCACCTCTACCAGGCTGTGGAAGGCCTAACATCAGGCACTAAATTAAAAGATTCctctaaatcaaattatctataaacaTCCTCTTAATTGCAGGCAGActgattcagggaggggtgCAGCCCAAAATAGGGCATACATATCAGTAtcatatataattaaaaatcaaaagggCACCAGATCATCAGAAAACATAATACCTATATTTTGGAAGTAGGCCTACAGAGAACATGTTTTGGAATATAAGCTTTTTAAAAAtacttgttgatatttttaatttttcctttaaaTTTCATTGCGACTTAAAAGTTTTAAGGGGTCTACACCCCTGTATACTCTCCTGATCTGCCCCTGAATTGCCACTTAACAAAATTTCTCAGCTTAATTGTTGGCTAACTAGCTCAGTGAAACTGGGACCAGACCTAATGCATACACCCTCAGTGGCCAGGGCCAGGATTAAACAGTTAGGCTACGTATATAAATAAAGGAATGAAAAGTACTTATCCTGAAATTGGTTAGGCTATCTATCTGCAAcaagaaatacattttcattgacTCTGAATACAGGGAACTACCATTCTTCTGTTTCGAGGCCTtaaaatttattgtttattttttgttgctgGATTTGGAATGGTTGTTGGAATATTTAaggcctaatgtctatttattaattgatgagacctgtttttctgggatattttgcttactttttggggtacatacctcatttatgtcttaacagaatgccaaaaatcgcggacaacaactgaatatctgatatatttccagttctgtaccaattagatggattggcaaaaagactccttaagtccagtttaatgagagagaaaatcctccattttgtcaaatttcttggatttgaacattgttaccatgcctacgccaccctgatttagttgttgagaccccacaagaaaaataacttcatttcgtaggcatggtgacaatgtaaaaattcaagaaatttcacaaaatggaggattttctctctcattcaattggacttaaggagtctttttgccaatccatctaattggtacagaactggaaatatatcggatattcagttgttgtccgcgatttttggcattctgttaagacataaatgaggtatgtaccccaaaaagtaagcaaaatatccaagaaaaacaggtctcatcaattaataaatagacattagtaggTGGTAACTGTGTACGGGcaacataggcctatacccAGTGGCATGGCAATGGCATGCCACTGGGTACCCACTACTGCACTATAGTATACTGCCTACGGCTACTGCGACTGGTGGTTCGGTTGGCAGAAATTACTTGTTaacatgggggggggggggaggggggaagTAAGCGTGGATGAAGACAAATTAATTTAGCCGAGTAAGTAGCAAGCAAGTAAAGTAGTGGCAGTACAGTAGGCCTAGCGACAATGTGAGTGTGGTGGTAACGTGGCCGTGGTGGCAATAACAAGACTCCAAAACTGGCAAAAGCCAAAATTAAAAAGCCCTGCCGCCGCGCGGTCGCGACGCCTCGCCTGCACCACCGTGTACGATCCTCGCGGCGTTCACCAGTGTTACCCAGTGAGTTTTTTATAATCTTGCAATCTAcctcttttttcaaaccaatatTCCCACCAACTGGTCCGGAGACAAGCTTAACACGTTCGGAAAACATGATTCACAATCTTTTAATCAACAGCCAGCAAGAATACACTTgacagaaaattcaaattcagcggTTAACCGTTAAAAGTGAGTTGTTTAGCTGTGGGAGTAACAAAAAGGCGatcttgatgacgtcactagcCATCGACCAAAACAGGCTTTCAACCTTTTGCTGCCATACGTGTAAAGATCGAGTACCcattatataattcattattcgAGTACATATCGATgcttaatgaaaaaaattatcttttgAATCTATCGATTCCAAAATGATTTCTCACGTGGATCGATCGCCCTGAATTGTTTTGTTCCCAATCCCAATCGAAATGTACTTACGTTGGGCCACATCGGGTAACATTTTACAATTGACGTCGATGAGCGGCGGTAGGCTAGGCGCAAATTCACTCTCAATTGTCAAATATGGACGGATTGTGGGTTGGGATAATTGCCGTAAGAGGCAGTAAGCGTGCTCGTTTGAGCAGACAGTCCGGTATCTTCGAAACCATGACCATCAGTTTATTCCTAAAGAACAGTTATCATCGAATGGaaattacaaatacaaatgataatgatgatgcgACGATGACgataatgaaaatgctaataatgataataacaataataataacgaATAAAACGATAAAGAatattgatgataatgatgacgatgatgataatgtCACTTATGATGatacatcctcccccggcagggattcgaaccttgCCACGGTaagaaaccctgccacactagaccgagtgcgcagctacatgcgcagcttagatgatgtcattgttATGCAATGTTCAAAGTTGTCTGACAATAGAAAAACTCTTCTTGAAGTATTATATAGAAATTTTCCGGAATGCAGGAGGTCCTCAAGTGAGTGTAAATTCAGAATCATTATGTCAACTGTACAGATGGCGTATAGCCTTGGGAAATTTATAAAGGCTTCTTGCTAGATTCAGCtatgtgtatgtatatgaCATGATATGACGTTGTTTACTGAATCAGATTTTTTACTTGTACATAGCCTACTCATATGAACCGTCTCGGACTATTGAATCCTAGTCATAGTATAGAGAAACGAGTGTATCTGCCTATCTTATCATGTTTGTACATAGTGCTATAAATTTTATCTGGTTTTGATATATACTATACATGTATTCTTCTTTGTTTTCctctttattgtaaaaagcCAATAATGTCATTTGTATATTACGGTGCAATAaagattaaattgaattgaattgaattgaattattagccaatcacatatcccgttttattaaAGCCCGGGTTTCCCATTTACAGTTCTTctgtgaaatgaaattcacctcagcgattatacaacgagcaatctgattggtgtcGCAGGTTTTCgcgcggcaaagctgcgcatgtacctgcgcacccggtctagtgtggcaggggttcgtgccgtggctgagtgtagcgatgccatctgGTTCGAATCGCTGTCGAGGGAGGATGATAGGCCTATAGATCGATTAATAGTTATGTAATAATATTTTCCTCAGTGGGAAGTGATAAGATTACTTTAAACTTTCTGATCGTCTACAACACGCCTGGTTACCTCCAAATAGCATCGCAGAAGGATTTCACGAGG
This genomic interval from Tubulanus polymorphus chromosome 8, tnTubPoly1.2, whole genome shotgun sequence contains the following:
- the LOC141910235 gene encoding uncharacterized protein LOC141910235 isoform X1; the protein is MWPNHIGLVADSILKYAGLDGVGLFEWTRIVCPGGTIETLMEELKKVKMLNVEQLIVHVGTNDMTRDVPLEIVLRRHVELIRLLLYKCTGTIIVPALFPRCDDFDADTKIFHYNEMLHRECFTLGVKFVDFHFSRDLLSPTDLLHPSRKGNQFINNRIMELLLLKNEDEMCPQYFPYEIEKMQRSRAVHRRKLIAKNKLKDDQARAWDDSTIVQF